The Amyelois transitella isolate CPQ chromosome Z, ilAmyTran1.1, whole genome shotgun sequence genome contains a region encoding:
- the LOC132903958 gene encoding uncharacterized protein LOC132903958: MVGRDWLRGFLNRHKNISRRKSQNLNPARAAKLNKVVVADYFAKLKKTMEENDVLNKPERIFNVDEKGCQLNLHKAPQVLAERGTKRVHLVAPEHGENVTVVSCGSALGHAIPPMILFKGKRMKPEWIDSLPTGSIAQMTPKGSMNTETFVNWLHHFAKFKLSGPCVLIFDGAKCHLDYTIVEVAEKFNIKLFCLPSNTTHELQPMDKSVFHSYEYYWDEEVLRYWSINQDRKITKQRFGIIFSKVWDKAATPANIRAGFEATGIFPFDPQKIPEEAYAPSIPTYDPTITESNTGQNENEDPNDITDSSVDSESILACSHPNLNISGDRYTPVQSGPSGTNAKSPVRALSQDNNNIATAPSSPSRNDQLKLCENIRTEGDDSDDDVPLASLKQNSQNIEAVKAVSDLLNESYESFSAMLKTPVKTTSSPKTAPRAKAINSLAQELTKATFVQKKLPGPSGAASQKRNTLPGSSNKTSKKKKSTSKSSSAASQKKNDIPGPSNITLPKRKQDPSKRNRASSNKIPSKPKSGKGKARKLGESWYCFVCDQDRVTDMRSCFKCGSYVHEECVGLSAEDTENFICPQCYDD; the protein is encoded by the coding sequence ATGGTTGGACGAGATTGGCTAAGAGGTTTTCTAAATCGACATAAAAATATCAGTAGAAGAAAATCTCAAAATCTGAACCCGGCACGCGCCGCAAAGCTGAATAAAGTCGTAGTTGCTGACTATTttgccaaattaaaaaagactATGGAAGAAAACGACGTTTTGAATAAACCTGAGAGAATTTTCAATGTCGATGAGAAAGGCTGTCAgcttaatttacataaagcACCACAAGTTTTAGCGGAACGTGGAACAAAAAGAGTACACCTAGTGGCGCCGGAACATGGTGAAAATGTGACTGTAGTCTCATGTGGCAGCGCTTTAGGCCACGCTATCCCCCCAATGATTTTGTTCAAGGGCAAAAGAATGAAACCTGAATGGATTGATTCTTTACCTACAGGGTCAATAGCTCAAATGACTCCCAAAGGCAGTATGAATACTGAAACGTTCGTGAACTGGTTACACCACTTCGCCAAATTTAAACTATCAGGACCTTGTGTTCTTATCTTTGACGGTGCTAAATGCCATCTGGACTATACCATAGTTGAAGTTGCAGagaaattcaatataaaacttttctgTCTTCCCAGCAACACAACACATGAGCTGCAGCCGATGGACAAATCGGTTTTTCATTCGTATGAGTATTATTGGGATGAGGAGGTTCTGAGGTACTGGTCTATCAACCAGGATCGTAAAATAACGAAACAAAGATTtggaattatattttcaaaggtGTGGGACAAGGCTGCAACGCCGGCAAATATCAGAGCTGGTTTCGAGGCTACTGGGATTTTTCCATTTGATCCGCAAAAGATTCCCGAAGAAGCGTATGCTCCAAGTATCCCAACATACGATCCCACAATAACTGAATCTAATACTGGACAAAACGAAAATGAAGATCCTAATGATATTACTGATTCAAGTGTTGACAGTGAAAGTATTTTAGCTTGTTCTCATCCTAATTTGAACATCAGCGGTGATCGTTACACTCCAGTTCAAAGTGGTCCCTCTGGCACCAATGCTAAATCACCAGTACGTGCCTTGTCACAAGACAATAATAACATAGCTACTGCACCTTCTTCACCTTCGAGAAATGATCAACTTAAGCTCTGTGAAAATATTCGTACTGAAGGTGACGATAGCGACGATGACGTCCCATTAGCAAGCTTGAAACAGAACAGCCAGAACATAGAAGCTGTAAAGGCAGTTTCGGATTTACTTAATGAATCATATGAATCTTTCAGTGCTATGTTAAAAACTCCGGTAAAGACAACATCTAGCCCAAAGACTGCTCCGAGGGCAAAAGCCATTAATAGTCTGGCTCAAGAACTAACGAAAGCaacttttgtacaaaaaaaattgccaggTCCGTCCGGAGCAGCTTCTCAGAAAAGAAACACTTTGCCAGGGTCATCGAATAAAActtcaaaaaagaagaaaagtaCATCAAAGTCATCCTCAGCTGCCtctcaaaaaaagaatgataTTCCTGGACCATCCAACATTACTTtaccaaaaagaaaacaagatCCTTCAAAAAGGAATAGAGCCTCATCAAACAAGATTCCTTCAAAACCGAAAAGTGGTAAAGGAAAAGCTAGAAAACTTGGTGAGTCTTGGTATTGCTTCGTTTGTGATCAAGATAGAGTTACTGACATGCGATCTTGTTTTAAATGTGGTTCCTATGTCCATGAAGAGTGCGTTGGTTTGTCTGCCGAAGatacagaaaattttatatgtccCCAATGTTATGATGATTAA